Proteins encoded together in one Mycobacterium sp. MS1601 window:
- the eccB gene encoding type VII secretion protein EccB, translating into MALTSKRLMLSGRKFLALRMECALGGGDIHTDDESPRAQTLSLLIGAVVTAAAVGLCAAFTAWRPAEDLGEARILLADGTGALYVRVEDVVHPVLNLTSARLITGTVDNPVVVSADALSEVKRGALLGIPGAPPVIGAPLDTEPAWTVCDDGSTTVIGGAPLTGPVDAVLAMAPSGQVYLLYDGQRARVDLTDRAVVQALHLDSVQPARVSATLLSLLPEVAPVATPRIPDIGAHGPSALPGFRIGDVIGVRNATQDEFFVVLAAGVQPLSPVAADIIRHTSPSAAVTMVAPAALVGLPDVGVLRIGHFPRQVLRVRGADTGVCATWYRGAADVRCGPVPLEGFPVRLAGADGDGPHLDQMNLPAGRYAYVRTHSGDTAGWLVTELGVRFRVDDADTARVLGLPEPVLAPAAVLDALARGPVLSRSAALLAHDTITSP; encoded by the coding sequence ATGGCTCTCACCTCGAAACGCCTGATGCTCAGCGGTCGGAAATTCCTGGCACTGCGGATGGAGTGCGCGCTGGGCGGCGGCGATATCCACACCGACGACGAATCTCCACGTGCGCAGACTCTTTCGCTGCTCATCGGAGCAGTCGTCACCGCAGCCGCGGTCGGTCTCTGCGCGGCCTTCACAGCATGGCGACCCGCTGAGGATCTGGGTGAGGCACGGATCCTGCTGGCCGATGGCACGGGGGCGCTGTACGTGCGCGTCGAGGACGTCGTGCATCCGGTGCTGAATCTGACCTCCGCCCGGCTGATCACCGGAACCGTTGACAACCCGGTGGTGGTGTCTGCGGATGCACTCAGTGAGGTCAAACGAGGTGCTCTACTCGGGATTCCGGGTGCACCGCCGGTCATCGGCGCACCACTGGACACCGAGCCCGCCTGGACGGTGTGTGATGACGGGTCGACCACCGTGATCGGCGGAGCTCCGCTGACCGGCCCCGTGGATGCGGTGTTGGCGATGGCTCCGTCCGGTCAGGTGTATCTGCTCTATGACGGACAACGGGCTCGCGTCGACCTCACTGACCGCGCTGTGGTGCAGGCGCTGCATCTCGACAGTGTTCAACCCGCGCGGGTGTCGGCGACGCTACTGAGCCTGCTTCCCGAGGTGGCACCGGTCGCCACGCCGCGCATACCCGATATCGGCGCCCACGGGCCCTCGGCACTGCCGGGGTTCAGGATCGGTGACGTGATCGGCGTCCGGAACGCAACACAGGATGAGTTCTTCGTGGTGCTGGCCGCAGGAGTGCAACCGCTGAGCCCTGTCGCGGCCGACATCATCCGGCACACGAGCCCGAGTGCGGCAGTCACGATGGTGGCGCCTGCCGCTCTCGTCGGACTTCCCGATGTCGGTGTGCTCCGGATCGGTCATTTCCCCCGGCAGGTGCTGAGAGTTCGAGGCGCAGACACCGGCGTCTGCGCAACGTGGTACCGCGGTGCCGCTGACGTCCGCTGCGGCCCGGTACCGCTCGAAGGGTTCCCCGTCCGGCTCGCCGGTGCCGACGGCGACGGGCCGCACCTCGACCAGATGAATCTTCCGGCGGGTCGGTACGCCTATGTCCGTACACATTCCGGGGACACCGCCGGATGGTTGGTCACCGAACTCGGGGTGCGGTTCCGGGTGGACGATGCCGACACCGCACGTGTTCTCGGCCTGCCGGAACCGGTGCTCGCCCCAGCTGCGGTGCTGGACGCGCTTGCGCGTGGGCCCGTGCTCAGTCGGTCAGCGGCTCTGCTCGCCCACGACACCATCACGTCGCCGTAA
- a CDS encoding WXG100 family type VII secretion target, with protein MTALSTDFALMRAAADATDARNAEIRALLQGCIGRLHAVPPSVWGGAAAVRFRDVVDRWNAETTKLCHSLDTIAATIRHNEQTLQEAAHQHTQQIAAAATDLRR; from the coding sequence ATGACAGCACTGAGTACGGACTTCGCGCTCATGCGCGCCGCCGCCGACGCCACCGATGCCCGCAATGCCGAGATCCGGGCGCTGCTGCAAGGCTGCATCGGCAGATTGCATGCGGTGCCGCCGTCCGTGTGGGGCGGGGCGGCGGCCGTGCGCTTTCGCGATGTGGTGGACCGGTGGAATGCGGAGACCACCAAGCTGTGCCACTCACTGGACACCATCGCCGCCACCATCCGTCACAACGAACAAACCTTGCAGGAAGCCGCTCATCAACACACCCAGCAGATTGCGGCCGCGGCAACCGACCTGCGGCGCTGA
- a CDS encoding EsaB/YukD family protein — protein MTIYADGTEADVAVPAGIPVAALLPHLHDLLTEAGADVRGACMTAASGQRLDLSKSLQDNGISDGGVLVMASTPVRHRTPPALEPAAAPVRSAAWLARPESMACTGVTVATSMAVLIGLFVVPDIGLPDVLLGSAAGAVAALLSGRMCGDCTWWWGALACLTTVWALSALLATVAAAGAATAAVTALLLSLVLLTTVFRIAVSAYRLSEPDGLAPRLAAAQRLITAVATGSGTAGAIAVVTVTLVSPGWASVTLAAVAAAVFALRIRAHPQAVPALALLGASLVSAMSSLVAVQDFSPSTTGWLCAAATTVGALGLRPPRIAMSPWRIRAIRMVELSVSAAVVPVCGWVLL, from the coding sequence GTGACGATCTACGCCGACGGGACCGAGGCGGATGTGGCGGTGCCGGCGGGCATTCCGGTGGCGGCGCTACTGCCGCACCTGCACGATCTCTTGACAGAGGCCGGCGCAGATGTTCGCGGGGCGTGCATGACGGCCGCGAGCGGTCAACGCCTGGATCTATCGAAGAGCTTGCAGGACAACGGCATCAGCGACGGTGGCGTACTGGTCATGGCGTCCACGCCGGTGCGGCACAGAACGCCGCCCGCGCTGGAGCCCGCCGCAGCTCCCGTCCGGTCGGCGGCGTGGCTGGCGCGACCCGAGTCGATGGCATGCACCGGCGTCACCGTCGCCACCTCCATGGCAGTGCTGATCGGCCTGTTCGTGGTGCCGGATATCGGTCTGCCCGACGTGCTGTTGGGTTCGGCGGCCGGTGCGGTGGCGGCGTTGTTGAGCGGGCGGATGTGTGGTGACTGCACGTGGTGGTGGGGTGCGCTGGCATGCCTGACCACGGTGTGGGCGCTGTCGGCGCTGCTGGCCACCGTGGCCGCTGCGGGTGCTGCGACGGCTGCGGTGACGGCCCTGCTGCTGTCACTTGTGCTGCTGACAACGGTGTTTCGGATCGCAGTGAGTGCCTACCGCTTGTCTGAGCCCGATGGGTTAGCGCCACGACTCGCCGCCGCTCAGCGACTGATCACCGCTGTGGCGACAGGGAGTGGCACCGCAGGTGCGATCGCGGTGGTGACGGTGACCCTGGTGTCACCGGGCTGGGCATCCGTCACCCTGGCCGCAGTGGCCGCTGCGGTGTTTGCGCTGCGGATCAGGGCACACCCCCAGGCGGTGCCCGCACTGGCACTGCTGGGTGCGTCACTGGTGTCGGCGATGTCGTCTTTGGTTGCCGTACAGGACTTCTCGCCCAGCACCACAGGGTGGTTGTGCGCCGCCGCCACCACCGTCGGTGCGTTGGGACTACGCCCGCCGAGAATCGCGATGAGCCCATGGCGAATTCGGGCCATACGGATGGTGGAGCTGTCAGTGTCGGCCGCGGTGGTTCCGGTGTGCGGATGGGTGCTGCTGTGA
- the eccCb gene encoding type VII secretion protein EccCb has translation MSQPMTGPPRHATVPVAAPPPVPEAPPVGAAARLIPLSTLAVTAAMVAVVFAVGSPMSSNPMFLMFPVMMAVSALASLAGGRRGHTDLDATRRRYLRYLHGVGEELSEHAAAQHQWLIQQYPDPTSLWQLARTDRRFERHRGHDGFCRIRCGVGAVVAAAQPIPPAAAELAEVDPVTAATVQRLVSTYATVPDAPVTVDLRAAPLLRLLGEISDTAAWARAMLCQLATFHTPADVAIAVVCAGDRRRDWEWLKWLPHHGHPHGVDDAGPARLTYHTVADALADDAAGRHRVILVDGVAAEFTVRADVTLLCLGGVAGAGEVVWDVGNKEVRPDVMTVSEAVACARQLAGGVPLAVHPAEPVEPLRVPLGTAESGEPVYLDIREPALGGNGPHGLCIGATGSGKSELLRTVAVGMIAQHPVDELNLILVDFKGGATFLDLRRAPHVAAVITNLADEAHLVDRMQEALQGEMHRRQQLLRSAGNLSKAADYSQLRNSRPDLPPLPTLLVIVDEFSELLSRHPDFIDVFTAIGRVGRSLGVHLLLASQRLDDGRLRGLESHLSYRICLKTLSANESRAVLGVPDAHHLPATPGAAFLKVGADDPVRLRAACVSAPSVGSRRPRVDTPRHPVVFTSAAVGRARSGIEPRQRRTVLDVTLDAVDVPGPVAHQVWLPPLTVSPRLDELPSPTALTVPIGLSDRVFEQRRVPVLVDLSGSAGNAAVVGAPRSGKSTVLTTLVTALCLNHSPAERQFYCLDFGGGALGLLSGLPHLGVVAGRHQPELVRRTVAQVAAELRRREASATRDGEVFLIVDGWATLRQEFDDLENTVLALATEGLAHGVHVILTATRWADIRAALKDQLGSRIELRLADPIDSEVDRARARQVPKDRPGAGLAPDGFPMTVAVVDDLAAVVARSAARHGGQRAPAVHTLPTRVDHAGLALPAQPVLGIGDNRMTLLGPDFDARPHLLVFGDPACGKTSVLRLLVREIHRTSPPGSAELHVLDPRRTSGKENCTGYADTAQRCADLVADLVVLLQPRMGSTWTGPVVYLVIDDHDLISRACEPLVELIPHARDIGLRLVTARRGGARTLYDPLVSAMRDTAAAVLQMSQAGDDAGRGVVLPQGRAVLTAGPDQQLVQLAWTPPR, from the coding sequence GTGAGTCAACCGATGACGGGTCCGCCGCGGCACGCCACCGTACCGGTGGCCGCGCCGCCGCCGGTACCGGAGGCGCCCCCGGTGGGAGCAGCGGCGCGACTCATCCCGCTGTCCACACTGGCGGTGACCGCCGCCATGGTGGCGGTGGTGTTCGCGGTGGGCTCGCCGATGTCGAGCAACCCCATGTTCCTGATGTTCCCGGTGATGATGGCAGTGTCCGCGCTCGCCAGCCTGGCTGGTGGTAGGCGCGGCCACACCGACCTCGATGCCACACGCCGACGTTACCTTCGCTATCTGCACGGTGTAGGTGAGGAACTGTCAGAACATGCTGCAGCACAACATCAGTGGCTGATCCAACAGTATCCCGACCCGACGTCGCTGTGGCAGCTGGCGAGGACCGATCGCCGTTTCGAGCGTCACCGAGGGCACGACGGATTCTGTCGCATTCGGTGTGGTGTCGGTGCGGTGGTCGCCGCAGCACAACCAATACCACCTGCCGCGGCTGAACTGGCCGAGGTCGATCCGGTCACAGCTGCGACAGTGCAGAGGCTGGTCAGCACCTACGCCACGGTGCCGGATGCGCCGGTGACCGTCGACCTGCGAGCCGCTCCGCTGCTGCGCCTGTTGGGTGAGATCTCCGACACCGCGGCGTGGGCGCGCGCAATGCTCTGTCAGCTGGCCACGTTTCACACCCCGGCGGACGTGGCCATCGCCGTCGTGTGCGCCGGTGACCGCAGGCGGGACTGGGAATGGCTGAAATGGCTTCCCCACCACGGCCATCCGCATGGTGTCGACGATGCCGGTCCGGCCCGGCTGACCTACCACACGGTGGCGGACGCGCTGGCCGACGATGCTGCTGGTCGCCATCGGGTGATCCTGGTGGACGGTGTCGCGGCCGAGTTCACCGTCCGCGCCGATGTCACCCTGCTGTGCCTCGGCGGAGTCGCCGGCGCCGGTGAGGTGGTGTGGGACGTCGGCAACAAAGAGGTGCGGCCCGACGTGATGACGGTGTCGGAGGCAGTGGCGTGCGCCCGGCAGCTGGCGGGCGGAGTTCCGCTGGCCGTCCACCCCGCCGAACCGGTCGAGCCGTTGCGGGTGCCGCTGGGCACCGCCGAGAGCGGGGAACCGGTGTACCTCGATATCAGGGAGCCGGCGCTCGGCGGCAACGGACCACACGGACTGTGCATCGGGGCAACAGGTTCTGGGAAGTCCGAGCTGCTGCGAACTGTGGCGGTCGGCATGATCGCGCAGCACCCGGTGGACGAGCTCAACCTGATCCTGGTCGACTTCAAAGGTGGCGCCACCTTTCTGGACCTGCGGCGGGCACCGCACGTCGCGGCTGTCATCACCAACCTCGCCGACGAGGCACACCTGGTGGACCGCATGCAGGAGGCCCTCCAAGGGGAGATGCACCGTCGTCAACAACTCCTGCGCTCAGCGGGCAACCTGTCCAAGGCAGCCGACTACTCCCAGCTCAGGAACTCTCGTCCGGACCTTCCGCCGCTGCCCACCCTGTTGGTCATCGTCGACGAGTTCTCCGAACTGCTCAGCAGACATCCGGATTTCATCGATGTCTTCACCGCTATCGGTCGCGTCGGCAGGTCGCTCGGCGTACACCTGCTGTTGGCCAGCCAGCGTCTCGACGACGGCAGGCTACGGGGTCTCGAGTCGCATCTGTCGTACCGGATCTGCCTGAAAACGCTGTCCGCCAACGAGTCCCGTGCTGTGCTGGGAGTCCCGGATGCCCATCACCTGCCCGCCACCCCGGGTGCCGCCTTCCTCAAGGTGGGCGCCGACGATCCCGTGCGGTTGCGGGCCGCCTGTGTTTCCGCGCCCTCCGTGGGATCTCGTCGCCCTCGCGTGGACACGCCAAGACATCCGGTGGTGTTCACCTCCGCGGCGGTGGGCCGCGCGCGCAGCGGGATCGAACCACGGCAACGCCGAACGGTTCTCGACGTCACCCTCGATGCCGTGGACGTACCGGGTCCCGTCGCACATCAGGTGTGGCTGCCGCCGTTGACGGTGTCACCGAGACTGGACGAGCTGCCCTCACCGACAGCGTTGACAGTGCCGATCGGGCTGTCGGACCGGGTGTTCGAGCAACGGCGGGTGCCCGTGCTTGTGGACCTGTCCGGCTCCGCCGGGAACGCCGCGGTGGTCGGAGCTCCGCGGTCGGGAAAGTCGACGGTGCTGACCACCCTCGTGACGGCACTGTGCCTGAACCACAGTCCTGCCGAGAGGCAGTTCTACTGCCTGGATTTCGGCGGCGGGGCCCTCGGCCTGCTGAGCGGACTGCCACATCTGGGTGTGGTCGCGGGGCGCCATCAACCCGAGCTGGTCCGGCGCACGGTGGCACAGGTGGCCGCCGAGCTCCGCCGGCGGGAAGCCTCGGCCACCCGAGATGGTGAGGTCTTCCTGATCGTCGACGGGTGGGCGACGCTGCGGCAGGAGTTCGACGACCTCGAGAACACGGTGCTGGCTCTGGCCACCGAAGGCCTGGCGCACGGTGTGCACGTGATTCTCACGGCCACCCGGTGGGCCGACATCCGTGCTGCGCTCAAGGATCAGCTGGGTTCGCGTATCGAGTTGCGGCTGGCGGATCCGATCGACTCCGAGGTCGACCGTGCCCGCGCCCGCCAGGTTCCGAAAGATCGTCCCGGCGCTGGTCTGGCACCTGACGGATTTCCGATGACGGTGGCTGTTGTGGACGATCTGGCCGCCGTGGTGGCGCGGTCGGCTGCCCGCCATGGCGGGCAGCGGGCGCCGGCCGTGCACACGTTGCCGACCCGGGTGGACCATGCCGGTCTGGCTTTGCCTGCGCAGCCGGTGCTCGGGATCGGTGACAACAGAATGACGCTGCTGGGACCGGATTTCGACGCTCGACCCCATCTTCTGGTGTTCGGTGACCCGGCATGCGGTAAGACATCGGTGCTTCGGCTCCTCGTCCGGGAGATCCACCGGACGTCGCCGCCCGGGTCTGCAGAACTGCACGTCCTCGACCCCAGGCGCACATCGGGCAAGGAGAACTGCACCGGATACGCGGACACCGCACAACGCTGCGCCGACCTGGTGGCGGATCTGGTTGTCCTGCTGCAACCGCGGATGGGCTCGACGTGGACCGGACCCGTCGTCTACCTGGTGATCGACGACCACGACCTGATCAGCCGGGCGTGTGAGCCGCTGGTCGAACTCATCCCGCATGCCCGCGACATCGGCCTGCGGTTGGTGACGGCACGTCGAGGGGGTGCCCGGACCCTCTATGACCCCCTGGTCTCCGCGATGCGGGACACAGCTGCTGCGGTCCTGCAGATGAGTCAGGCCGGAGATGACGCCGGTCGCGGCGTGGTGTTGCCGCAAGGGCGGGCGGTGCTGACGGCGGGGCCCGATCAGCAACTGGTGCAACTGGCATGGACACCACCACGATGA
- the mycP gene encoding type VII secretion-associated serine protease mycosin, giving the protein MGAAVMVRQVARATLVCLLVVMATPLPPANALTPPTVDTALLPAAGTPAPPAPSVQTNPCAAPAVATRPPEAPVWADVHQLTRGEGQRVAVIDTGVARHHRLTHLESGGDYVSTGDGTQDCDGHGTMVAGIIAAAPDTDGFIGIAPAATILAIRQSSTMFAPAADPSAGGLGDVGTLAKAVRTAADMGAGVINISSIACAPGPLDDGPLGAALAYAVDVKDAVVVAAAGNVGGAGRCPHQAESSDLTWDTATVAASPGWYDGYVLTVGSVGPDGAPSDFTLPGPWVDVAAPGEQVVSLHPSGTGLVDTQQTFGRVIPVAGTSYAAPVVSGVVALVRSRFPELTARQVMRRVEETARPVGDDWNPVTGHGVVDPVAALSAESAPAAPQTAPPPPTADTAPQSPDRAARTATTGAIGCLAVLMALGLVARLRRRDGVVGEQSR; this is encoded by the coding sequence ATGGGTGCTGCTGTGATGGTCCGCCAGGTCGCGAGGGCGACGCTGGTCTGCCTGTTGGTGGTGATGGCAACTCCCCTGCCACCGGCGAATGCCCTGACTCCTCCCACCGTCGACACCGCCTTGCTGCCCGCCGCAGGCACCCCGGCCCCACCGGCCCCCAGCGTTCAGACCAACCCCTGCGCGGCGCCCGCCGTGGCCACTCGGCCCCCCGAAGCTCCTGTGTGGGCCGACGTGCACCAGCTCACCCGCGGCGAAGGCCAACGTGTCGCGGTGATCGACACCGGTGTGGCACGCCATCACCGGCTGACCCACCTCGAATCCGGCGGTGACTACGTCTCCACCGGAGATGGCACCCAGGATTGTGACGGGCACGGCACCATGGTCGCGGGCATCATCGCAGCCGCACCGGATACCGACGGCTTCATCGGGATCGCACCCGCAGCAACAATTCTGGCGATCCGGCAGTCCAGCACGATGTTCGCTCCGGCCGCCGACCCGTCGGCCGGAGGGCTCGGCGATGTCGGCACCCTGGCGAAGGCGGTCAGGACCGCGGCGGACATGGGTGCGGGAGTCATCAACATCTCATCGATCGCCTGCGCACCGGGGCCACTCGATGACGGGCCGTTGGGCGCAGCGCTCGCGTACGCGGTGGACGTCAAGGACGCCGTGGTGGTGGCCGCTGCGGGAAACGTCGGCGGGGCCGGACGCTGCCCCCACCAAGCCGAGTCCAGTGACTTGACCTGGGACACCGCAACAGTCGCTGCCAGTCCTGGCTGGTACGACGGTTACGTCCTGACGGTCGGATCCGTCGGCCCCGACGGTGCACCCTCGGATTTCACTCTGCCGGGGCCCTGGGTGGACGTCGCCGCTCCCGGCGAGCAGGTGGTGTCGCTGCATCCGTCGGGCACCGGGCTCGTCGATACGCAGCAGACCTTCGGCCGCGTCATACCGGTTGCCGGCACCAGCTACGCGGCGCCCGTGGTCAGCGGCGTGGTGGCATTGGTGCGCTCACGATTCCCGGAACTGACTGCACGCCAAGTGATGCGGCGTGTCGAGGAGACAGCCCGCCCGGTCGGCGACGACTGGAACCCGGTCACCGGACACGGAGTCGTGGATCCCGTCGCGGCGCTGAGCGCGGAGTCCGCGCCCGCTGCCCCGCAGACCGCCCCGCCACCGCCGACGGCCGACACCGCACCGCAGAGCCCCGACCGTGCCGCACGGACGGCGACGACGGGGGCGATCGGTTGCCTGGCGGTGCTGATGGCGCTGGGTCTCGTCGCGCGGTTACGGCGACGTGATGGTGTCGTGGGCGAGCAGAGCCGCTGA
- a CDS encoding WXG100 family type VII secretion target, producing MDQISYDFGEIEVAVRQEIQRTSARLNAALEDLASRIAPLQQVWTREAAEAYRVQQTAWQQSAAALNEILLRLGAAVGDGAGAVADTDRAAANAWR from the coding sequence ATGGACCAGATCAGTTATGACTTCGGCGAGATAGAGGTGGCCGTCCGCCAGGAGATCCAGCGCACCTCGGCGCGCCTCAACGCCGCGCTCGAGGACCTGGCGTCGCGCATCGCGCCGCTACAGCAGGTATGGACTCGCGAGGCCGCCGAGGCCTACCGGGTGCAGCAGACCGCCTGGCAGCAGTCGGCGGCCGCACTCAACGAGATCCTGCTGCGGCTGGGCGCCGCGGTCGGAGACGGCGCGGGAGCCGTCGCCGACACCGATCGAGCAGCGGCCAACGCCTGGCGATGA
- a CDS encoding helix-turn-helix domain-containing protein, with amino-acid sequence MEATTNTRDGSSAPALLAVHERFLAGEVDATYLANQVRPVIAESWRRSLAGGVDPDLGGARQSSVALTVARLRDTHPLAPALPVIRRLLVDDAVESGVVVAVSAADGTLLWVEGDPAMRRRAEAMNFLPGADWSERGAGTNAPGTALALDRELQIRGGEHFSRIVQPWSCTAAPVHDPTTGALLGAIDLTGGDDVASSQTLALVRATVVAVESHLALLRLTGNHRPAPATRKPHLVVMGSDRPRWVTTDELGHLRATGLTGRHADILVLLSRHPEGLSADHLAVLLDDKDLDVVTVRAEMSRLRKVIGPEHLTSRPYRLLVPITSDIGEIFDALDDSDVESALARYPGPLLPQSASPAIARLRTQLSASLRGAVLAEATRGRTDLLRRWLELPEGRDDRDGWRVLRDSAVGDPLRRAQAGGHLAGIDFDLS; translated from the coding sequence GTGGAAGCAACGACCAACACACGCGACGGGAGCAGCGCCCCCGCACTGCTTGCTGTGCACGAAAGGTTCCTCGCAGGCGAAGTCGACGCCACCTATCTTGCGAACCAGGTACGTCCGGTGATCGCCGAGAGCTGGCGACGCAGCCTCGCCGGCGGGGTCGACCCCGACCTCGGCGGAGCCCGACAATCGTCGGTGGCACTGACCGTCGCGAGGCTCAGAGACACCCACCCCCTGGCTCCCGCGCTACCGGTGATCCGTCGACTACTTGTCGACGACGCCGTGGAATCCGGAGTGGTGGTAGCCGTCAGCGCCGCCGACGGCACCCTGCTTTGGGTCGAAGGTGACCCGGCGATGCGCCGTAGGGCCGAAGCCATGAACTTCCTGCCCGGCGCGGATTGGAGCGAGCGGGGCGCCGGCACCAACGCCCCGGGCACCGCACTGGCGCTGGACCGCGAACTGCAGATCCGCGGCGGCGAACACTTCTCCCGGATCGTGCAGCCGTGGAGTTGTACCGCCGCGCCGGTACACGACCCCACCACCGGCGCACTCCTGGGCGCCATCGACCTCACCGGCGGTGACGATGTGGCGTCATCTCAGACACTGGCCCTGGTACGGGCCACGGTGGTAGCCGTAGAGAGCCATCTCGCGCTGCTGCGCCTCACCGGCAACCACAGACCCGCCCCCGCGACCCGCAAACCCCATCTGGTGGTGATGGGCTCCGACCGCCCCAGGTGGGTCACCACCGACGAACTCGGTCATCTTCGCGCCACCGGGCTGACCGGGCGCCACGCCGACATCCTGGTACTGCTCAGCAGGCACCCGGAAGGGTTGTCCGCCGACCACTTGGCGGTGTTGCTCGACGACAAGGACCTCGACGTCGTCACCGTGCGCGCGGAGATGTCGCGACTGCGCAAGGTCATCGGCCCGGAACACCTGACCTCTCGGCCCTACCGACTGCTGGTGCCCATCACCTCCGACATCGGGGAGATCTTCGACGCGCTCGATGACTCCGATGTGGAATCGGCGTTGGCTCGCTACCCCGGCCCGTTGCTGCCGCAGTCGGCTTCGCCGGCCATCGCGCGGCTGCGCACCCAGTTGTCGGCATCGTTGCGCGGTGCGGTGCTGGCCGAGGCGACGCGGGGGAGGACTGACCTGTTGCGACGCTGGCTCGAGCTGCCGGAGGGCCGCGACGACCGGGATGGCTGGCGCGTGCTGCGGGACAGCGCGGTCGGCGATCCGCTGCGCCGCGCCCAAGCGGGCGGGCACCTGGCGGGAATCGACTTCGACCTCAGCTGA
- a CDS encoding type VII secretion-associated protein, which translates to MDTTTMTVTCVLGPVSITRQTPPATAAQPDVASAALSAGPGGFVLVDGQPTAVGTVWRDVLAPLLRGSDEAVLIHPGWWTAPQLELVRSVAAEVVCEVELVPRAAILGDSDTVIEIAPHAVLVVGPNGPLGLVHRTGESVVSRVAALIRAGPVVIDGPADVPGAVVLAGALTAALTRRGMRVHADRCIVAAEPVESARSAKVIPTRWVAAAAVMAALVAAGTLIARPHGQPRTPPRALVEGRVTMQIPAGWTVDRVTDGPGSARAQVVSPEDPDAVVHLTQSRIAQPDLASTATALRVAIDAEPPGTFVDFDPAGHRAGRPAVTYREIRPGRDIVWTVLVDGDLRISIGCQNGIGRAEAITSACDDAIRTAQRLE; encoded by the coding sequence ATGGACACCACCACGATGACCGTCACCTGTGTCCTCGGCCCGGTCTCGATCACGCGGCAGACGCCACCTGCAACCGCGGCCCAGCCCGACGTGGCATCCGCGGCCTTGAGTGCCGGACCCGGCGGATTTGTCCTCGTCGACGGCCAACCCACGGCGGTGGGCACCGTGTGGCGCGACGTCTTGGCGCCGCTGCTGCGTGGTTCCGACGAGGCTGTGTTGATCCATCCCGGGTGGTGGACAGCACCGCAGCTGGAGCTGGTGCGCAGCGTCGCCGCCGAGGTCGTCTGCGAAGTCGAGTTGGTACCCCGGGCAGCGATACTCGGTGACTCGGACACAGTCATCGAGATCGCTCCGCACGCGGTGCTGGTTGTCGGGCCGAACGGTCCGCTCGGTCTGGTGCACCGGACGGGAGAGTCGGTGGTCAGCAGGGTGGCAGCCCTGATCCGGGCTGGCCCTGTGGTGATCGACGGCCCGGCGGACGTGCCGGGAGCGGTGGTGCTGGCCGGTGCGCTCACCGCGGCGCTGACACGCCGAGGCATGCGGGTGCATGCCGATCGATGCATCGTCGCCGCCGAGCCCGTCGAGTCCGCAAGATCTGCGAAGGTGATACCCACCCGGTGGGTGGCCGCCGCCGCGGTCATGGCGGCGCTGGTGGCGGCAGGGACTCTGATCGCGCGGCCGCACGGGCAGCCGCGAACGCCACCGAGGGCATTGGTCGAAGGCCGGGTCACCATGCAGATCCCTGCCGGCTGGACGGTGGACAGGGTGACGGACGGACCGGGATCGGCACGCGCGCAAGTGGTTTCACCCGAGGATCCCGACGCGGTGGTGCACCTGACCCAATCTCGCATCGCACAACCGGATCTCGCCTCCACGGCAACGGCGCTGCGTGTGGCCATCGACGCAGAACCTCCGGGAACGTTCGTCGACTTCGACCCGGCGGGCCACCGCGCCGGACGCCCCGCGGTCACCTACCGCGAGATCCGACCCGGCCGCGACATCGTATGGACGGTGCTGGTGGACGGTGACCTGCGCATCAGCATCGGCTGCCAGAACGGCATCGGACGGGCCGAGGCCATCACCTCTGCCTGCGATGACGCAATTCGCACCGCACAACGCCTCGAGTGA
- a CDS encoding STAS domain-containing protein, translating into MAIIFLEGLQLHPQPREHARAAGPRLFRRVTRQMPLRVSTDGAVVSAVGEVDAGNVKDFADQVCAAIAEISEHALDITVDLSGLDFFAVDGCTALHAINAQVMRLGAKWSVSPSAAVNRVLQLCDPACLIPVTDPEELAEPA; encoded by the coding sequence GTGGCGATCATCTTCCTGGAAGGTCTGCAGCTCCATCCGCAGCCGCGTGAACACGCGCGCGCTGCCGGGCCTCGGCTGTTCCGGCGCGTCACGCGACAGATGCCGCTGCGTGTCAGTACAGACGGAGCCGTTGTCTCGGCCGTGGGCGAGGTGGATGCCGGAAACGTCAAGGACTTCGCTGATCAGGTATGCGCGGCCATCGCCGAGATCAGTGAACACGCTCTCGACATCACGGTTGATCTGTCCGGCCTCGATTTCTTCGCCGTTGATGGGTGCACCGCTCTCCACGCGATCAATGCGCAGGTCATGCGACTCGGCGCAAAATGGTCGGTGAGCCCGAGCGCTGCCGTCAACCGGGTGCTGCAACTCTGCGACCCGGCTTGCCTGATCCCGGTCACCGACCCCGAGGAATTGGCCGAACCTGCCTGA